One Triticum dicoccoides isolate Atlit2015 ecotype Zavitan chromosome 3B, WEW_v2.0, whole genome shotgun sequence genomic window, ACACAAAGACCACTATCAGTACTAGCTCCAGGAATTAAGCCAACTAAAAACTAGTGATTAAAGCCAAAGATTAGACTTCATCACCACAATCAGTTTTGTCTAGTGACAATAGGTACATGTCACTGTGCAACGCCAAAAACAAAGCTCCAGGAGGAGATATACATCACAACCAGCCAACCAGACCAAGTCCCAACACATCCAACCACCAGCAGCTTAGAAGAGATAACTATTAAGGAGAGCTACAGAAGACCTCAAGGTATACTTGAGGGATTATGTGCTCAGACAGCCTGGAAGTGCCAGGGCTAGTTCATCACAGCACAGGGATAGTCACATGTAAATTAAGCCTAAGAGAGGGGGGCTCAGACCAGCATCACTGCCCAAATCAGATGTAGTATCTGTCTTATTAGTAGAAAACTAGGAAAGTAACAGCCAAAACCAAGTATAGTATCTGTTCATAGGCTATTAGAAAGAGACAAATAGGAATAGCCAAACCAAGTGGTATCTGTTCATATCAGTATTAGAAGTAAAATAACTAAGAACAAGTGAGTATCCGTTCATGAGTAAAGTAACTGACCAAAGTAACAACTCCAGGATCAACTACATAGAACAGATCAGTATAGGAGTATATATACTTCACAAATACACATAGATGGTCACAGACCAAAACCCTGACACAGCAAGAATCCATCACAGAGAGCTCCAATACAAGTTGATGCTCATCTACAGCAGCTAACCACAGCTAATAGAGCCTCACATCCAACAAGATCAAGAGCTATGCATTAGAGAGATCAGGAGGGGAGCAAGGAGAAGCTCACCAAAAGGAGTTGTAGCCGAAGCAGGATGCAGCCACACCATCACTATGGTGTGACCAGCATCACAACCAACACCACCACAACAAGCCGGAGCTTGCCAGAGAGCACCACAACGGCGGCGCCAGTGAGAGCACGGGCATGAAGGCGCCAACCAAGGGCACAAGCAGTGAATGATCGATTTGGCATAAGCAGGACCAAACCAAAACCATGGCAGAAACTAAATTGACAACACATGATGATGCCTCCGAAGTAGATAAGGACAACACAAGTTTTACCTATACACAACACAACGATCACTATACAAAATAGTAAGCATTTAGTTTCCTTGTGTTTGATTGATTGACACTCATTATTAACAAGTCAAGTTAAATCCCTGCATCATATGTAGTAAGGACCCTATCAAATCGAGCTAACCACGGCAGCCCTCAAGCAGAGTAAACCGATTTATGGCACAATTATAGAAGTGAACAACTGAGTCCTCCTCAACCATTATTGCATATGCAGCAAAAACAAGATTGCTAATTTTTCTTGTTTGGTTTAGAACTTGAGTGGACGGGTGCAAGGCAGgaaaagaagaaatccaagaggggaggagaggagaagggGCGGACCTGGATGGTGTtggggcagtggtggagctgcGTCCTCCACGGCGTCCTTCCCGTCCATGGTGTCCTTCCCGTCCATGGCTTCTCGGCGTGATGGATCTGTGAGGGAGAGGAGACGCGACGCGACGCGGTGAGAAAGAGAGGGATGGATGTGACGAGGAGGAGTGAAGAGACTCACCTGAGTCACTGGAGCAACACCGGAGCCACGCCGGCGATGTggtggccgaaaccctagccgcaagGGAGGGTCACGCATGGTCGCTGGAGGAcgcgcgagtcagatctggtcggaGGGGATGGAGGAGCGGGGCGAGGGGGGTCACGTGGGTGTGCTGGGCGGCGTCGAATCCCGTCGGAGCTCGCCGAAATCGGCCGCTGTAGGTGCtcgcgcgagggagagggagagacgagcgggagagagagagaggagagagagagaggaggtgggGGGCGTGCGGAGGGAGGGGAGACAAAGAGAGGAGGTGGGGGTCAAAGATTTTCTTTGTACCCGCAAAAAAAGAgatagccccacctctttgccgtccgccagcacatGGTAAAGATTCTttaccatctgctggcagacggcaaataattggctgatggcaactggcatctttgccgtctgtcagttctttgccgtctgttttttgcaagcagacggcaaagtgcctctttgccgtccgccagctgacggcaaagaactggcagacggcaaataagctgattccagtagtgttttatcatgaatctaatgctactaatttgatggcataaatgttgatgtattattatataaatatggtcaaacataAAAATGTTTGACTTTTCAACAAAGTTGGATGTACACTCTTCAAAGGACGGAGGAAGTAATTCCATAAAAAACACTCTAGCATATGTACACACTTGCCTACACCAaatatgcatccaaacatcaaaaaAAATATTCAGACAATAATCTAAGAAAACTTTTATCTTTCACACCTAAATAGCTAGCCCTCACTACTGGATTTTTCTTCATATGTGTGCTTGCACATAAATGTAAATTATTCATAGCCATGCAATCAAATTGTGTGAGATTCTCAAGTCATGCATGTTGTGTAAGTTAAAATTTTCCATTAATATGTCCATGGAAACTGTGCCACGTCATGAAGTCATGCATGTATTTTTTTCAATGGAGTCAAGTCGTGCATGTTAATCACAAGTTAACCTTCTGCGTTAAGTTTTGTATGACACTAGATCATcgttggcgcgcgttgctgcgcccgtctatttgTACTATGAAATGTTCGTTCCTGATGCATTGGAATATGGTTAGAATAGCACCATCGCTTATATTATAGGTTAAAAGTAAAGAAAAGCAAGAAGGTCGAATGGTTATTGTTAAACAACCTGCAAAGAAAAAAAACTCACAAGAGCAAGCTTCAACAATATGAACAGAAATCTCAACAGAAATCTCAGATATTTGGATTTCCAAAATCTTGCCATCGTAACAACTACGTTTTGTTACCGAGTACGAATTTGGAGGGCAGATGCACCCAACCATAATACTTGAAGGAAAATGTGATGCTTCACAATCTCAGAAACCAGAGCTGGTATCCAACTAAAAAAATGATATATACAGAGATATCAGAACAAGCAACACCATACTGCATAACTTGCAGATGGAATGTCTGAACTAAAAAACAGCATGCACTATGTCTGCATTACACACAATGTGAGCTAATGCTTAATGAAGAAACATGGTATTCTCTCCTATGTGTTGCATTTCATGTGTACCTATATATACATGAAAATTGACCACGTGATCTGGAGCAAAATCTCTAAATAATGAGCAAGAGTAAACCCCGTATGGTGATAATAGCAACATAAATTTAAGACGCTCATGGACTATATAGTATATTGTGCTATATAATTCGTTGACTCCAGCAAGCAATTGGTTTTTCTTTCGATTGCTTAAAATCTAGAGAGGTAAAGAAAAATGGAGGAAAAGAGCAGAGGAGCATGTTGCCGCACCCATCCATTTTAACAATATAATGGTACAGGAGATCCTACATatatttttaattttatttttatggaAGGAGATGCTGCAACACACAATTCATATATGTCGAATAACTGGTAAGATACAAAAGTTCGATCAACTAACTTTTTGTTTGGTTACTGTATTCATTTCTAGAACTATTTATTACGCTTGTGCGTAGCACATATTTTTCTTTCTTAGGACTACCTTATCTTGTAGGATGGCAACGCCACACACTTTTATGTTTTTTCCACGAAATGGTTAAGGTAGTGATAAGATTTAAAAGTTTGATCAATAAACTTTTTGTTTGGTTGTTGTATTCATTTCTAGAACTATTTATTATGCTTGTGCGTAGCACATATTTTCCTTTCTTAGGACTACCTTATCTTGTAGGACGGCAATGCCACACACTTTTATGTTTTTTCCATGAAATGGTTAAGGTAGTATGCCCAATAGACACCGATAAGACATGTTTTACCTTATCATGACTCTTAAGCTTGTTTCGCACCGATTTCCAACTATTATGCAATATGTCAAATGCAAGTCTGAGTTATACAACATGCCGAAGCCAGATAATTGTAGGAGTGCACTTACTCTAGAGATGGCAAATGGTGTGAAATACGAATCCTCGACAATTACAACATCAATGGGCTTATTTAAAATTAGGAATGTTATTTGTGCATCTACTTCATAAGGAACAACAGTAATCTTTATTATTCTTCAATATCTGAAATACATATTGCATGTGTTATTACAATATACGCAAGTCAACCAAACCAATATCCTCCCTCCTCTCACATTACATGGAATATGCATGTGTACCTGAATTAGCTTAGAAGCTATTTTGGTGGACTATTCATAACACTCGAAAGCAGCACATGAATGCTCAACTGATTCATGTTAACTGGCACACTATGAATTTCCTTATGTAGCCTGAATGATGGCGTCATTAGGATCCAGTAAATAGCATGAAAAGAAAAGAAATGCATTGAAAAAGTAAAAGTAGTTCCGGCACCCCTCAAATGATCCACTATAGCTACCAGATCTAAATAACATCAACGTGTGCTAACCTGAAGATTTAATTTGAAAGCAGAAGAGGGGAAGGTGTAACCTGGAAGTTACATGGGATGAATTTTCAGATGTGAAACAGCCCCTATATCCACTATacatcccacaaaaatttggaacaACCATAGAACAAGTATCAAGCATTTGTCATGCCCTATCGTTCATACACTTTTCATAGATAATTAGAAAACAAAGAGGTAGATAATTCTTCACATTGTGCTAATTTCCTACTCCCTTGCATCCTATAGAATCTCAAACGGATACATTAATTCTGGACAAGACATCTCATCCTATCAATTATAGAATTGGCGCAATCAGGGTTCGACATGGATGAATCTATACAATATCCAGGTTGGAAGACAGATCGGACCTGCAGCGAGAAGGCAACATGGGTTGTGAAGGAGCTCCTTATACAGGAGCTACCGCCCCCGCCGGCGGCTCAGGCCCACATCTCGACGACTCTCCTCAGCTCCATTGGGCAAGTCGCCACCACAGCTGGCGTTGTGGCCTCGCGCCCGCCATGGTCGTCACCTCTCCATAGCTCATCAATCTCACCCGCAAAAAAGCTCATCAATCTATATTATGTACTGAGAGCACTCTGCATTCAATTGGGACTTGGGAGTAGAAAACCAGCATCAATACAATATGAATTCCCAATTTGTTGGAGAATGATCTGGTAGAAGGGAAAGCAGAGAAGACAAAACAACAAAAGAGGTGGGGATGGAACAGCCGGACGGAGGAGACTATATGGACGCGAAATCGACATGGTAACTGATCTATAATTATCCGCCGTAGGGTGAGTGGCGCAGATCGCGCGTCATTAAAGTCCTGTAACGGTTGTACTTTAATCTATAGCGACAATCGCTTCTCTCATTACATCACCGTGGCATCGCCCCGAGAACCCTCTCGCCAGAAGTCACACGAACGAGGCGCAAATCCAGACCGATGAAGCGCAAACCCACCCCTTTTTCTGCTCGCGTGATTGTGTTTTTTTTCACAATAAATTGGCCGAGATAAATTGGATGATATAGGCCCAACTGGCCCAAATTGCAGTAGGTTGCCGATTTTGTTGCGGGAGCATCGTCCCAGGGCGTCTAGCACCCCCCAGTGGGGCCGAACATGCATCCAACGACCAAAAAGTCCAAAACTTCTAGATCTGACGGTCGAAAACGGTGATGGTGTGAGAGGGCTGGAAGAGTGCTCGGTTATAATATATCTAAATGCACGGGATATGTGTTGGGTGCTTTGAGAAAAAAGGGTTCAGGCTTCACATTTTTTGTTAAAGGTCATGTCATGCTAAGTTTAACATAAATATTTTTTTCTCATATTATATATAACATTTCACATATTTGATAACTTTAACTTTTTAAATTTAAACCgagaacactcttatattagtttttttaaataatttattCATTAGTTTTCACATTGTTCCACGACAACACGCGAGGCATATGAGGGTGTTTGGTTGGTTTTCACTTTGCTTTTGCACTTTGTCTTATAAGACAAAAAGCACCTATTTACATGCTTTTAACTTTGGCTTTGACTTTTGGCATATTTATAGGCAAAAGCCGAAAGCCCATAAATAGGAGCTTTTTTGGCTTATAAACCAAAGTGCAAAAGCCAAGGAAAATCCCAACCAAATACCTTCTAGagttgttggggacacaagagaatttaTTAACCTCTGTTGTACAGCTGATCAATAAACCAGAACATGTTAATTTTGtgaattgataaccttggtttcttactCGAGAGAATCTTGCAAACCTTTGCACTGGTGGGGGGCAACACACACTATTGCTGCCAAAGAAGAGAATGCTTAGAGAAATTAGAATGGCATAGGCGTCCGGATTGACCCCATGGGTGGAGCTAAGGATGGGCTTAGGATAGAGTGTTGGATTTGGCTTTGAACACTGTGGGGTATGACAGAGCGGAGGGGGCATGGGATGGAGATTCTAGAAACCAAGTTACAATGAGAACTCCATGCGAATCATGCTTGAATGTCTTTTCTAACAAAAATATTGTATATATTTAATATGTGAAGAGGTTGATGTTTGATTAGCATGTGAAATCATTTTTAAGGAaagcgttaactggtagctgctcggttggctggcgagtggggattaatcggcaagttaatccatTAATCGGACGACTTCTCAGTTTATCGGCTACTTGATGACCCTATGAGCAGGGATTAATTGGCAAGTTAACTAGTTAatcagatgaattcttgaacaagGTGTGAAATTATTGAGGTATGAAAATGTGAACAGCTAAACGTCACGTACCTGCAAACTTCATCTTTGAACCTCTAGATCTTGATCCAACGGCCAAAATAGACAATGCATTCTTCATCTTCAACTTCATCTTCTTTTACTCCCAATGCAACCGGGAAATACACTTTGGTTTTTGGTTGTAGATACACCCTATATGGGGATCTTTTTAATAATTAAACAAAAAGTCAGAATAGGTAAGAACTATTTTTAGAATAACcttgacttacttttgcactagtatataaaatttcacgaaaaaaatgttgacCTATTTGCTATTATAGatcactattcacactattttgaCCAAAAAATTGTctcttttgaaaagaagtcaaaggggggtttctttttgtggaatttttctcATGAGTATAATCGAAAGTCAagtttatttaaaaaatattttcagaattttttgaattttgttgaATTACTATTTTTTATATAGGGTGTAGATGTCCCAATAGACCACCTCCCGATGTAACCGGACTAGCCCGCCCCATCTATCTGCCTCCATCCCCGCGGCCGGCGGGCGCTGCTGCACATTGCCCCGCCCTCCTCTCAACCTCCCCCACCATCGTTGCTTGCCGCCGCCACAACCATCCCTTTAAGCCCCTGACCTGCATCAACTTCGACGATACCGCACCCTCGACCCACACCTATCAAATTTGGACTCGCTCCCGCTCGTGCACGACTcggcctcgccgtcgccggcgttcgTTGCCCCGCATTCTCACTGTTTACGCCCCCATCCTCGCTGCaccgcttcttcttcctcggtgTTGCCTCTCACAACACTCTCTTCTTCTCTCATGAACTCTCTCAGCTCAAGGTTCATATCTCAAGAACGCACACACAATGAAAGAAagccacacgcacacacactttaccaggatacaattaGCTTTGCCTCAGCCCTCTCGGCTGTCGTAGATTATTGATTCGCCGGGGACAGTCCCTGAGATGTTTCACGCAGCAAATCGACACAACCAGAAAGTCGAGTAGTTCAGGATAGTTGATGCTTTCTTCATTTTCATTCAGAACTTTATTCTCATGCAGATTTTGGAGCTTTCTGTTGTATAAATTAATTTGGCGTATGGTTTGCGAATCAAATTTTATGGTATTTGCTGGATTGTTCTCTTAATTGTGACATTTGCAATCAACAACTTATGATAAGCATGACATCTCAGGTTTGCCAACAAGATAAGttttatttccaaaattttggcaggAGCATTGTCGTATCTATTGGAAGAAGAGAAACGTAAGATTCTGGCCGAAGCCTGGTTACAGTAACAATCGGTACCACCAAAATCATTGCGGCACTTACACATCACATATCGATCTTCACATCCATGCCCTTGACAGGTTCAATCCGCACGGTGCATGACCACCGATCTTGTTTCCCATCCTTCAGATTGGAGTTTGTCTCCATGAGCCCATGACCGAGTGTGCGGCATCACGTACCAGCTGGATTGGTAGCCGGTGCGCCAGCTAGTGCAGCGAGGATGACACACCATCATGCCGCACGGCTGCTGTCGACAAGAGCTCATTCTGCTTGTCGACATGAGTGACTTGGTGGCGTGGCGGAGCATGTGGACGTCTAGCCTGCACTGGTACAGCGCGAGACACATGGCATCATGCGCCACGGTCGCCGCTGGCGACACATTGTGCAGAACCTAGAGTTGGATCAGGAGTGGCCGGTTATCAAAGAGAGTAATCGGTGGCGCGTTCCTGTCTGCATACAGAGAATATAATGAAGGGAGAAGTTTACTAACCTACAAGAAATAAACACAAAAGCTAATGATGCAGATCAGACAGATGGTAAAGAAGAAAATTCACATACTTGTCAAAGGCGAATTTCACCCACTTATGGAATGCGTTAAATTCATCAACCTGATTTGCCTCAATGTCACCAAGTAAGTTGATGAACCCAAACAAAAACATGCCTTTGTGTAGCATCCTTTTGACAAGTGCCGCGATATGAGACAAAGCACATTCTTCTTAGCCTCAGTGACAAAGTGTCTGAGTTTCTTGGACTTCTCTGTTGCAATCACATATTCAGGTAGTTAATCATTCTGTTCCAATAAGCCTTAATTTAGTGTCTAAAAAATATACCTTGCAAATAAATTTTGAAGTGTAGCTTGTATGGTGACATTCATAAAGACAGTAAACATTGTCAAACCCAGCCAAACTTTGAATCAGGGAGCTGAAAGGGAAAATATATCATCGGTGTTGTAAGAAAGATTACTCATAGGTAAAGTGGGAATCTCAAGAAAACAATAGCCTATACCAATCACTACCAGAAACTGAAATTTTACTGTGCGTCATTTATTTTCCTGTCGGGCCCGCACTGGCTCACAGGGATAGATCGCTTATCCTGTCGGCCCAAACCTCCACGTCAGGAAGGGTATCATTTACCTGTGCGCTAGCAAAGAAACTCACAGGAATAGCCCTATGGCTGTCGGTTAGCGCACGGCCCACAGGATTAGCCCATTTCGCGCCATGGATTCGCGATGTGCGCCAAATTGTCCCGCTGCTTACCAATATTTCGGCCCAAGGTCGCACCTGTGGTCAAAGCCTACGGTAAAAAAAATCCCCAAATCGGTTTCCAGTCTCACCGAGTCCTTTCTAGAACGAGAGCGACCCCAATCCCTAGCGACCCCAAATCCCTCGCCGCCGGCTGCACCCCAAATCCCTCGCCTCCCCAACCTCTCATCTACGCCCTTGCTCTATTCCTTGTGTCGTTGACCACCAACCCGTCGCCTCTGCATCGAACATGGCCGTCCTCGTCCGAGTCGTCGTCGTCACCGTTCTAGCCGCCGTTGCCACCCCATCCTCCTCCAACCACGGCCATTCCCCATCCAGGTGCCTAGCTATGAAACTCCACTACATGCTCTCTCCATCTCAGTTTCTTTCCCCGGCTGTGTGCACCGTCGCATCTCTTCCGGACGGAAGTGTTTCAGTATTTATTCATTGGATCTGTGCGTGTGTTCTTTTTCAGCTCCTCTGGTCATGTGCTTCGTTTGGAAGGAACTGAGGCTCGCTTGGATCTGGCACAatgctccaccacctcaccagatcgACTGTGTTTCACCTTTGGTACGCGCGTACAGAGCAGATTTCTGTAATTCCTTCTAACCCCTTCCTCCACTGTACATGCTCCAAACGGAAGTGCTCATTGGATTTGTACCTGTGTCCTTGTTCTGGTTTCTGTACATAATTCGTTCTGCTCCCTTTCCTCCACTATACATGTTTTACATAATTCGTTCTGTATGTATGTCCTCTAGTAAAGCATGGAAGCACGTTTGTTCAATTTCATTTCCCTTTATGAAAAATACATCAATAGCTTTCTCATTGCCTTTCATTATGTAGTAGCACAATCTGTATTTAAATAAATTTGCGTTCTTCTGTTTGGAATTGATGAATAACTGTCATAAGTTTACTTTTTCTTTCTTCCCATTTGATTTAGTTACAAACTGCTCAACAATGCTACAGTAGCTGCTCGTAATTTTTCCACTTGGACCTCCTGATTGGGATATTGTGGTGGATTTTGGGAGTTTGTTAGCCAGCTTTCTGACTCACTATTTCAGCAAGCCTTTGGTAACCATTAAACTTTCAGCATTACATTTTTATCTTATGTGTGCATCTGTTTGCTTCCAATTAATATGTTGCTGTTGCTAAATAGCTCATCTTAAGTATGATGTGTTGAGCTTAAATTATCAAATAGTTGATATATTCCATCTTCAACACAGAATTTGTTAAATGGCAGATCGTACATGGATGTATAGTGGTTGGCAGTTTGGTGAAATTACTTCTAACCTATGGCTTGAACAAACCAACCGATTTCTAGACCATGCATTCTCTTTTCCTGGTGTAGCCGAAGGTTGTAAAATCAAGTGTCCATGCTGCAATGAAATCTGGACTCAAGAATTGGGATGGCAGTGGTAGCACCAGCACGACCCTCAGCGGGAAGGCAAAAAAAAGCTTTCGTACGTTCTTGCTTATCTTCTTTTCACTAAGTACTTGTTCAACATGCATCTATACAAGTTAATATCGCTAGTGTTCTAGAATGATTACTCTGATTTGGCTAGAGCCGCACATCCTGATGATTGGGAGCAGCGAGAGTTGGATGGGCAAATATTATATGAATCATTAGGCGGCATTCCCCATGGGCGACTAGCAATAGCAGGTGGGGCAATCAAGAAGGCTGATGTTATCTCAACGGCTAGAGAAAAGATATTGAGGCTGTCAACTTCAGCAGCACATCAACGAACTGTTCAAGAAAATGAAGAGCTGAAGCGACATAATGAGAACCTGCAGCGACATAATGAGAACCTGCAACATAAAGTGGATATGCATGAACGAATCCTAGTGGTACTTTTAAATTTGTCCACATATTCCAAATTGGTGATTAAAAAAACTAGTTATTGTAATTCTGCATATTTTTTTCATAGGCCCTTTTTAAGGAGATGGGAAAAGAACTACCAGCGGAGCTACGCCAAGGAGCGAGTTCCCAACCACATGTAAGTTTTTGCACATGACTTCTCAACATACTGCATTTCCCAATTGCAACCTTGAGACTTTAGAACTTAAAGCACCCAAACTTATGCTCAGCGCGGTTGGATCTATTTCTGTTTTCTTAAGGATACGTGCCAAGTTAATGTTGTGCAAACCCTATTTGCTTAACCATTAGCTAAAATTTTCTTGTACTAGGCTTGCACGGGATTGATTTTTTTCATATTATATTAAATTGACACACAACCCTAAGCTACAATGTCAATCCTGTCCAGAAGATTTTAAAGAAATAATTTTAACCTTTGTGTCATTCCTGTACTACAGGACTGTACATCCTCATATCTAGATATATACTTAGAAAATAGTGTATATTCTCAGTCTCAACAGTGATGATAAAAGGTCGTGTGAAGACCAGGATTCAGAAGTAGTAGACTGATTAGTATCTTATATGTCTCTTACCACTTTGCATGGTTCCTGAAACAATCTGCGCATTGTGAAATTATGATATCCAATTACTTTACCAACTAAGGAACATATCCAGACTATCTCCTGGTGTGTCTAAATTAATGCTCTTATGTAGGGGACACCTAATTCATCTCATATGAGATCCCAAGCCGCCGATGACAACACTGGTGATGATGATTTGGGTACAAATGGTGGTGCTGACAACTCCAGTGGGAATACCAGTGACCAGGCCATCGACGCAACTAACCTTTGCACAACTAACGTTGGCAGTGCCTTTTGTTGACTTAGAGCTAGACTTTTTAACTAATGGTGGTGTTGGCAACAAAGCAGCATTTTGGTAGTTGCAAGACTTTAGAACTAATGGTGGTGTTGACAACAAGATAACATTTTGGTAGTTGCAAGACTTTAGATGAACTGTGATATAATTTGCTTATAATGCTTTGGATATGCAAAGCTGAAGCTTATGCTTGCGAACTGAACAATTTATCTTTTGTTGTCTCTGAGAAGTGTTATGTACATTCCTTCTGATGCTTTGGATGTGCAAAATTGAAGCTTATCCTTCCAATTTGTGACTGTGGCTGATGGATGTATCTAATGATTATGATTTGTATTGATGATTAGATACAGTGTAAATATGCTCTTGCTGTGTCACAGTAATTCCTGTCGGGCATGAACTAATAGTGAAATGCATGCTAATTCCTGTCGGGCACTAACTCACAGCGAAATGCAAGCATATTCCTGTCGGGCTTGAACTCACAGCGAAATAGAAACAAAATTCCTGTCGGTTGTGACCGACAGGAATGACCCATAACCCTGGCAAACCTAAAGCTGACAAAAAAGTATTTTCCTGTCGGTCACCGTCAGAAATGGCCGTCAGGAAAAATGCTTCTTTCGGCCGGCCGACAGACATAGTGTAATTTCCCTGTCAAGCTATGCCTGTCGGATTTTCCTGACAGTTGGCCGACAGGAAATATTATTCCTATCGGTTTGCAGCCTTTTCCTGTCGGTTTCCAGCCCACAGGAAAATTTCTGTTTTTGGTAGTGAATACAATGCAAAAAGAGGGACCCTGTAAAAACATCGGAGTTCATCTTGGGTCTGCCTTCATAGATATAAGAAAACTTCTTGGTCATCCACAATCTCTTAAAATCGGTGAATGACAACAAGATAACATGTTGTCAAGAGACATATAAGATTGTTTCAGAAGTAGTAGACTGATTAGTATCTTATATGTCTCTTACCACTTTGCATGGTTCCTGAAACAATCTGCGCATTGTGAAATTATGATATCCAATTACTTTACCAACTAAAGAACATATCCAGACTATC contains:
- the LOC119278862 gene encoding uncharacterized protein LOC119278862 — translated: MAVVAPARPSAGRQKKAFNDYSDLARAAHPDDWEQRELDGQILYESLGGIPHGRLAIAGGAIKKADVISTAREKILRLSTSAAHQRTVQENEELKRHNENLQRHNENLQHKVDMHERILVALFKEMGKELPAELRQGASSQPHGTPNSSHMRSQAADDNTGDDDLGTNGGADNSSGNTSDQAIDATNLCTTNVGSAFC